One region of Mus musculus strain C57BL/6J chromosome 3, GRCm38.p6 C57BL/6J genomic DNA includes:
- the Bhlhe22 gene encoding class E basic helix-loop-helix protein 22 has translation MERGLHLGAAAASEDDLFLHKSLGTSAAKRLEAAFRSTPPGMDLSLAPPTRERPASSSSPLGCFEPADPEGAGLLLPPPGGGGGASGGGGGVSVPGLLVGSAGVGGEPSLSSLPAGAALCLKYGESAGRGSVAESSGGEQSPDDDSDGRCELVLRAGGPDPRASPGAGGGSAKVAEGCSNAHLHGGSGLPPGGPTSGGGSGGGGGGSSKKSKEQKALRLNINARERRRMHDLNDALDELRAVIPYAHSPSVRKLSKIATLLLAKNYILMQAQALEEMRRLVAYLNQGQAISAASLPSSAAAAAAAAALHPALGAYEQAAGYPFSAGLPPAASCPEKCALFNSVSSSLCKQCTEKP, from the coding sequence ATGGAACGCGGGTTGCACCTCGGTGCGGCGGCCGCGAGCGAAGACGACCTCTTCCTGCACAAGAGCCTGGGCACCTCCGCCGCCAAGCGCCTGGAGGCGGCTTTTCGCTCCACACCCCCGGGCATGGACCTGTCCCTGGCGCCTCCAACTCGCGAACGCCCGGCGTCGTCCTCGTCGCCCCTCGGCTGTTTCGAGCCCGCTGATCCCGAAGGGGCTGGGCTGCTGCTGCCTCCGCCCGGAGGAGGCGGTGGCgcgagcggcggcggcggcggggtgAGTGTCCCGGGGCTGCTCGTGGGCTCAGCGGGCGTGGGGGGCGAGCCGAGCCTGAGCAGCCTGCCGGCGGGGGCTGCCCTGTGCCTCAAGTACGGCGAGAGCGCCGGACGCGGCTCCGTGGCCGAGAGCAGCGGGGGCGAGCAGAGCCCCGACGACGACAGCGACGGCCGCTGCGAGCTGGTGCTGCGAGCCGGGGGCCCCGACCCGCGGGCATCGCCGGGAGCGGGGGGCGGCAGCGCCAAGGTGGCCGAGGGCTGCTCCAACGCCCACTTGCATGGTGGCTCGGGCCTCCCCCCGGGGGGCCCCACAAGTGGCGGCGGaagcggcggcggtggcggcggcagcagcaaGAAATCCAAAGAGCAGAAGGCGTTGCGCCTCAACATCAACGCTCGCGAGCGCCGGAGGATGCACGACCTGAACGACGCTCTGGATGAGCTGCGCGCGGTCATTCCTTACGCGCACAGCCCTTCAGTGCGGAAGCTCTCCAAAATCGCCACGCTGCTCCTCGCCAAGAACTACATCCTCATGCAGGCACAGGCCCTGGAGGAAATGCGGCGCTTAGTCGCCTACCTCAACCAAGGCCAGGCCATCTCGGCagcctctcttcccagctccGCGGCCGCGGCTGCGGCGGCCGCTGCCCTGCACCCGGCGCTCGGCGCCTACGAGCAGGCGGCCGGCTACCCGTTCAGTGCAGGGCTGCCGCCCGCTGCCTCCTGCCCCGAGAAGTGTGCCCTATTCAACAGCGTCTCGTCCAGCCTCTGCAAACAGTGCACGGAGAAGCCTTAA